The DNA sequence CTATGCCTCTGAGCGTTTGCTCAATAATTTTCGTCACGCTGTTATCGATAGTTTCGGCAGATGCTCCAGGATAACGTGCGCTAATTTGCACCGTAGGCGGCGCTACCTGCGGATAAAGTTCTACAGGTAATTGCGCAATGGACAACACCCCTGCCAGCATAATAACAATAGCGATCACCCATGCGAAAACTGGCCGGTCAATAAAAAATCTGGGCATGTTTTTTCCTATTGCGCTGGATGATTTGCTGCAGAAGCGGCTACATTAGAAGTGGTATCTTCTGTTGGATTTACCGTAGCTCCGGGCTGTATTTTCTGAAATCCTTCTATTATCACCCGCTCATTTTCTGTTAATCCGCTTGTCACCACCCATGATTTTTCATGGGAGCGCGAAGTAGTAATAACCCGTGGCGTCACTATATTATCCTCGCCAACTACCCAGACTTTTAGATCGCCGTTACCGTCACGTATTGCCGCTTGCTGTGGTATCAATAAGGCAGGTTGTTTATTCAGCACAATATTTGCGCGTACAAAT is a window from the Alphaproteobacteria bacterium genome containing:
- a CDS encoding efflux RND transporter permease subunit, which encodes MPRFFIDRPVFAWVIAIVIMLAGVLSIAQLPVELYPQVAPPTVQISARYPGASAETIDNSVTKIIEQTLRGI